One window from the genome of Bradyrhizobium xenonodulans encodes:
- a CDS encoding ABC transporter substrate-binding protein encodes MIGIARLALASLLAIMATGSARSEDALKARVGVLRLSSSAPVFIAQDKSYFREAGLEVELKFFDAAQPIAVATTSGDVDFGVTAFTAGLYNLAGKGTLKVIGGMSRERAGYPLIGYFASNNAYAAGLKTPKDLAGKRVAMTQVGSSFHYSLGLLADKYGFKLAEVKIVPLQSLSNAAAALKGETVDAALLPISTARKLMDEGGAKFLGWVGDETPWQLGAVFASPKTLTNKELVTKFLGVLAKADREYHDVILAAMKDGVAPINDKTKPLLEIIAKYTNLPVEQVVGNCAYIDPDGKLDVKNVDNQIKWLQEQGFADKGFDANAIIAKDYVKAD; translated from the coding sequence ATGATCGGGATTGCGCGGCTCGCGCTGGCGAGCCTTCTGGCGATCATGGCGACGGGCTCGGCGAGGTCCGAGGACGCGTTGAAGGCCAGGGTCGGCGTGCTGCGCCTGTCGTCCTCCGCGCCGGTCTTCATCGCGCAGGACAAGAGCTATTTTCGCGAGGCCGGTCTGGAGGTCGAGCTGAAATTCTTCGACGCGGCGCAACCGATCGCGGTGGCGACGACCTCGGGCGACGTCGATTTCGGCGTCACCGCCTTCACGGCCGGTCTCTACAATCTCGCCGGCAAGGGCACGCTGAAAGTGATCGGCGGCATGAGCCGTGAGAGGGCCGGCTACCCCCTGATCGGCTATTTCGCCAGCAACAACGCCTATGCGGCCGGGCTGAAGACGCCGAAGGACCTCGCGGGCAAGCGCGTGGCGATGACGCAGGTCGGATCGAGCTTCCACTATTCGCTCGGCCTGCTCGCCGACAAATACGGCTTCAAGCTCGCGGAGGTGAAGATCGTGCCGCTGCAATCGCTTTCGAATGCCGCGGCCGCGCTCAAGGGCGAGACCGTCGATGCGGCGCTGCTGCCGATCTCGACCGCGCGCAAGCTGATGGACGAGGGCGGCGCGAAGTTTCTGGGCTGGGTCGGGGACGAGACGCCCTGGCAACTCGGCGCGGTGTTCGCCTCGCCGAAGACGCTGACCAACAAGGAGCTGGTGACGAAATTCCTCGGTGTGCTCGCGAAAGCCGATCGCGAATATCACGACGTCATCCTCGCCGCGATGAAGGACGGCGTCGCCCCGATCAACGACAAGACGAAGCCGCTGCTGGAGATCATCGCCAAATATACCAATCTGCCGGTCGAGCAGGTGGTCGGCAATTGCGCCTATATCGATCCCGACGGCAAGCTCGACGTGAAGAACGTCGACAACCAGATCAAATGGCTCCAGGAGCAGGGCTTCGCGGACAAGGGCTTTGACGCGAATGCGATCATCGCCAAGGACTATGTGAAGGCGGATTGA
- a CDS encoding ABC transporter ATP-binding protein, with translation MDLIANHISHRFGDLAVLDDVSFTVSAGEVVAIVGPSGCGKSTLLSILGGLLQPNSGTPELRGAPPADSLNPLTFVFQDFALLPWATVEENVEFPLLHTQLSATQRRALVDDALRRTGLTDFRRTYPKQLSGGMRQRVGISRALAVRPAILLMDEPLSALDSQTRELLMEDFVRLLADGGMGAVYVTHNLEEAARLADRIVVLSRRPGRIREVVTVPMTRTERGEAAAREKLLALQNQIWSLIRNEAIDAEREVQHA, from the coding sequence ATGGACCTGATCGCCAACCACATCTCCCACCGCTTCGGCGATCTCGCCGTGCTCGACGACGTCTCCTTCACCGTCAGCGCCGGCGAGGTGGTGGCGATCGTGGGGCCCTCGGGTTGCGGCAAGAGCACGCTGCTGTCGATCCTCGGCGGGCTGTTGCAGCCGAATTCGGGCACGCCCGAACTGCGCGGCGCGCCGCCGGCGGACAGTCTCAATCCGCTCACCTTCGTGTTCCAGGATTTTGCGCTGCTGCCCTGGGCCACGGTGGAGGAGAATGTCGAATTCCCGCTGCTGCACACGCAACTCTCCGCGACCCAGCGCCGGGCGCTGGTCGACGATGCCCTGCGCCGCACCGGGCTGACCGATTTTCGCAGAACCTATCCAAAACAGCTCTCCGGCGGCATGCGCCAGCGCGTCGGCATTTCACGTGCGCTTGCAGTCAGGCCTGCCATTCTCCTGATGGACGAGCCGCTCTCGGCGCTGGATTCGCAGACCCGTGAGCTCCTGATGGAGGATTTCGTCCGCCTGCTCGCCGACGGCGGCATGGGCGCGGTCTATGTCACGCATAATCTCGAAGAGGCAGCGCGGCTTGCCGACCGCATCGTGGTGCTGTCGCGCCGGCCCGGCCGCATTCGCGAGGTCGTGACCGTGCCGATGACGCGCACCGAACGCGGCGAAGCGGCTGCGCGCGAAAAGCTGCTCGCGCTTCAGAACCAGATCTGGTCGCTGATCCGCAACGAGGCGATCGATGCCGAGCGCGAGGTCCAGCATGCTTGA
- a CDS encoding ABC transporter permease has translation MLDRASVEATKNETTRRVRFRGAGFVPASSRFGGLIALALVIAIWQAAGSTGLVNPLFLPPPSAIARAIYQLAISGALWQHLSASLLRIGVGWLLGTAAGVAVGFAIGLSRLARSVGITFISALFPIPKIALLPLLILWLGIGEEPKIATIALGVFFSTAISVYSGVDAVPRNLIRMAQSFNVPFATIVRKVIWPGALPAILAGFRITASVALLLVVSAEMIGAQYGIGAFVLQAGNLMQTDQLLAGVVILSAFGLAVGRVIGWLETRLLHWR, from the coding sequence ATGCTTGATCGCGCGTCGGTGGAAGCGACCAAGAACGAGACGACGCGGCGCGTCCGTTTCCGCGGCGCCGGCTTCGTGCCCGCCTCCAGCCGCTTCGGTGGCTTGATCGCGCTCGCGCTCGTCATCGCGATCTGGCAGGCGGCCGGCAGCACCGGCCTCGTCAATCCGCTGTTCCTGCCGCCGCCCTCGGCGATCGCGCGCGCGATCTACCAGCTCGCGATCTCAGGCGCGCTCTGGCAGCATCTCTCGGCATCGTTGCTGCGCATCGGCGTCGGCTGGCTGCTCGGGACGGCGGCCGGCGTCGCGGTCGGGTTTGCCATTGGGCTGTCGCGGCTTGCGCGCAGCGTCGGCATCACCTTCATCTCCGCGCTGTTCCCGATTCCGAAGATCGCGCTGCTGCCGCTGTTGATCCTCTGGCTCGGCATCGGCGAAGAGCCGAAGATCGCGACCATCGCGCTCGGCGTGTTCTTCTCGACTGCGATCTCGGTCTATAGCGGCGTCGACGCCGTGCCGCGCAATCTCATCCGCATGGCGCAAAGCTTCAACGTTCCCTTCGCAACCATCGTGCGCAAGGTGATCTGGCCCGGCGCGCTGCCCGCGATCCTCGCCGGCTTTCGCATCACAGCCTCGGTCGCGCTTCTGCTCGTCGTCAGCGCCGAGATGATCGGCGCGCAATACGGCATCGGCGCGTTCGTGCTCCAGGCCGGAAATCTGATGCAGACGGATCAGCTTTTGGCGGGCGTGGTGATCCTGTCGGCGTTCGGGCTGGCCGTGGGCAGGGTGATCGGCTGGCTGGAGACGCGGTTATTGCACTGGCGGTAG
- the gtdA gene encoding gentisate 1,2-dioxygenase encodes MEAVTKTPEREAFYRKIDGENLTALWTVMSDLITPEPKSACRPHLWKFDVIRDYMTEAGKLITAKEAERRVLVLENPGLRGQSKITTSLYAGVQMVVPGDVAPAHRHSQSALRFVLEGKGAHTAVDGERTAMAPGDFIITPSMTWHDHSNETDEPMFWLDGLDIPLVQFFDCSFAEGSKEDQQKITKPAGDSFARYGHNLLPVDVKRSSKTSPIFSYPYAYTREALEKARPSQEWDACHGLKLKFSNPETGDFAMPTIGTFIQLLPKGFKTTRYRATDATVFCPIEGRGRSRIGDAVFEWGPRDLFVVPSWQWVTHEADDDAVLFSFSDRPVQQKLDLFREDRGNA; translated from the coding sequence ATGGAAGCCGTGACCAAGACGCCGGAACGCGAGGCGTTCTACCGGAAGATCGACGGCGAAAATCTCACCGCGCTGTGGACGGTCATGAGCGATCTGATCACGCCGGAGCCGAAGAGCGCTTGCCGCCCGCACCTCTGGAAGTTCGACGTCATCCGCGACTACATGACGGAAGCCGGCAAGCTGATCACCGCCAAGGAAGCCGAGCGGCGCGTGCTGGTGCTGGAGAATCCCGGCCTTCGCGGACAGTCCAAGATCACGACCTCGCTCTATGCCGGCGTGCAGATGGTGGTGCCCGGCGACGTCGCGCCCGCGCACCGGCACAGCCAGTCGGCGCTGCGCTTCGTGCTCGAAGGCAAGGGCGCCCACACCGCGGTCGACGGCGAGCGCACCGCGATGGCGCCTGGCGACTTCATCATCACGCCGTCGATGACCTGGCACGATCATTCCAACGAGACCGACGAGCCGATGTTCTGGCTCGACGGCCTCGATATCCCGCTGGTGCAGTTCTTCGACTGCTCCTTCGCGGAAGGCTCCAAGGAGGACCAGCAGAAGATCACCAAGCCGGCCGGCGACAGCTTTGCCCGCTACGGCCACAATCTGCTGCCGGTCGACGTGAAGCGGAGCTCGAAGACCTCGCCGATCTTCAGCTATCCCTATGCCTACACCCGCGAGGCGCTGGAGAAGGCTCGCCCGAGCCAGGAATGGGATGCCTGTCACGGCTTGAAGCTGAAATTCAGCAACCCCGAGACCGGCGATTTCGCGATGCCGACCATCGGCACCTTCATCCAGCTGCTGCCGAAGGGCTTTAAAACTACGCGCTATCGCGCAACGGATGCCACCGTGTTCTGCCCGATCGAAGGGCGCGGCCGCAGCCGGATCGGCGACGCGGTTTTCGAATGGGGCCCGCGCGATCTGTTCGTGGTGCCGAGCTGGCAGTGGGTCACACACGAGGCGGACGACGACGCCGTGCTGTTCAGCTTCTCGGATCGGCCGGTGCAGCAGAAGCTGGATCTGTTTCGCGAGGATCGCGGCAACGCGTGA
- the maiA gene encoding maleylacetoacetate isomerase, translated as MKLHGYFRSSAAYRVRIALNLKGISAEHLPHHLRKGEQCAPSYLAINPQGLVPALENDAGAVLTQSVAIIEWLDETHPNSPLLPKDTLQRAKVRAFALAIACDTHPVQNLKVLARLRELGLAEEKVQDWAAWVNREGLSACETLIKGEPGPFCFGHTPTLADLCLVPQLANARRFGVDVSAYPRLLKAEAAAKALPAFANAAPEKQPDAE; from the coding sequence ATGAAGCTGCACGGCTATTTCCGCTCCAGCGCCGCCTACCGGGTGCGGATCGCGCTGAACCTGAAGGGCATCAGTGCCGAGCATCTGCCGCATCATCTGCGCAAGGGCGAGCAATGCGCGCCTAGCTATCTCGCTATCAACCCGCAGGGCCTGGTGCCCGCGTTGGAGAACGATGCAGGCGCCGTGCTGACCCAATCGGTTGCGATCATCGAATGGCTCGACGAGACGCACCCCAATTCGCCGCTGCTGCCGAAGGATACGTTGCAACGCGCCAAGGTGAGGGCATTTGCGCTCGCGATCGCCTGCGACACCCATCCGGTTCAGAACCTGAAGGTGCTGGCGCGGCTGCGCGAGCTTGGTCTTGCCGAGGAGAAAGTCCAGGACTGGGCGGCATGGGTCAACCGCGAAGGGCTGTCGGCCTGTGAAACCCTGATCAAGGGCGAGCCCGGGCCGTTCTGCTTCGGTCATACGCCGACGCTCGCTGATCTCTGCCTCGTGCCGCAGCTCGCCAATGCGCGCCGGTTCGGCGTCGATGTCTCCGCCTATCCGCGCCTGCTGAAGGCAGAAGCCGCGGCAAAGGCGCTGCCGGCCTTCGCCAATGCCGCGCCGGAGAAGCAGCCCGATGCCGAGTAA
- a CDS encoding MarR family winged helix-turn-helix transcriptional regulator: protein MPSKPAPITIDAVYAAPGYLFRRMQQIAVSIFMEECRAFDLTPVQYAALIAIHTHPGIDATRLSAVIAFDRSTLGSVIERLQAKDYVERKPAPEDKRIKLLYLTKSGAAILREIIPAVERAQARMLEPLKPADRKTLMGLLVQLVDLNNEASRVPLRAEDALEHLGKGG from the coding sequence ATGCCGAGTAAGCCTGCTCCGATCACGATCGACGCGGTCTATGCCGCGCCGGGCTATCTGTTCCGGCGCATGCAGCAGATTGCGGTCTCGATCTTCATGGAGGAGTGCAGGGCCTTCGACCTCACCCCAGTGCAATACGCGGCGCTGATCGCGATCCACACCCATCCCGGCATCGACGCAACGCGGCTGTCGGCCGTGATCGCCTTCGACCGCTCCACGCTCGGTAGCGTGATCGAGCGGCTCCAGGCCAAGGATTATGTCGAGCGTAAGCCGGCGCCCGAGGACAAGCGGATCAAGCTGCTCTATCTGACCAAGTCAGGCGCCGCGATCCTGCGCGAGATCATTCCCGCCGTCGAACGCGCCCAGGCCCGCATGCTGGAGCCGCTCAAGCCCGCCGACCGCAAGACGCTGATGGGGCTCTTGGTGCAGCTCGTCGATCTCAACAACGAGGCCTCGCGGGTGCCGCTGCGGGCGGAAGATGCGCTGGAGCATCTGGGGAAGGGTGGGTGA
- a CDS encoding benzoate-CoA ligase family protein, whose amino-acid sequence MSNEIRDKVPADSAGASEIGFAVPQVYNASRVLFDNLGKGRGDKLALIGPAGTRTYAELCAEACRWGNGFASLGLTRGDRVLLFLDDTPAYPAAFFGAVRAGFVPLLINTLTPPDLLQFYLADSGARVAVADAEFAARFNAEACKDTRLRTLIVVNGAAGDHAAPAAVAAASWLPQFPADLAEADTHRNEMAFWMYSSGSTGRPKGIVHLQHDMAYSDAAFARNVLKLSPGDICFSVPKIFFAYGFGNSVTFPFSAGAATLLLPGQPKPASIFAAIAHYKPTHFFGLPTLYTSLTKADGADKADFSSLRMSLSAAEVLSAEVFNGWKTLTGLEIVEGLGSTEVLHIYLSNRPEQKKLGAAGLRVPGYEVALRDKNGRDVADDEEGILWVRGDSNTPLYWNRPDKSAETIRDGGWIYTGDRFVRDADGFHFFRGRADDLIKISGQWVYPLEVELCLADHPDIRECAVFASELPDRRMTLKAVVVMNNRAADQSEATRRLQDYVKGKLLPYKYPREVIFIDELPKTGTGKIDRQALLRM is encoded by the coding sequence ATGAGCAATGAGATTCGCGACAAGGTGCCGGCCGACAGCGCGGGGGCAAGCGAGATCGGTTTTGCCGTTCCGCAGGTCTACAACGCCAGCCGTGTGCTGTTTGACAATCTCGGCAAGGGCCGCGGCGACAAGCTGGCGCTCATCGGTCCCGCGGGCACGCGGACCTATGCCGAGCTTTGCGCGGAGGCTTGCCGTTGGGGCAACGGGTTTGCATCGCTCGGCCTGACGCGCGGCGACCGCGTGCTGCTGTTCCTCGACGACACGCCGGCCTATCCCGCCGCCTTCTTCGGCGCGGTGCGTGCCGGCTTCGTGCCGCTCCTGATCAACACGCTGACGCCGCCGGATCTGCTGCAATTCTATCTCGCCGATTCCGGCGCGCGTGTTGCGGTGGCGGATGCCGAATTCGCGGCGCGGTTCAATGCGGAGGCCTGCAAGGACACGCGCCTGCGCACGCTGATCGTCGTCAATGGCGCGGCGGGCGATCACGCCGCGCCTGCGGCGGTCGCAGCGGCAAGCTGGCTCCCGCAATTTCCGGCCGACCTCGCGGAGGCCGACACGCATCGCAACGAGATGGCGTTCTGGATGTACTCGTCCGGCTCGACCGGCCGGCCCAAGGGCATCGTGCACCTCCAGCACGACATGGCCTATAGCGATGCCGCCTTTGCGCGGAACGTGTTGAAGCTGTCGCCTGGCGACATCTGCTTCTCGGTGCCGAAGATTTTCTTCGCTTACGGCTTCGGCAACTCCGTCACCTTCCCGTTCTCCGCGGGTGCGGCGACGCTGCTGCTGCCGGGCCAGCCGAAGCCCGCGTCGATCTTTGCCGCGATCGCGCATTACAAGCCAACGCACTTCTTCGGCCTGCCGACGCTCTACACCTCGCTGACCAAGGCCGACGGCGCGGACAAGGCCGACTTTTCGTCGCTGCGCATGTCACTCTCGGCGGCCGAGGTGCTCTCGGCCGAGGTCTTCAACGGCTGGAAGACGCTCACGGGCCTGGAGATCGTCGAAGGCCTCGGCTCGACCGAGGTGCTGCACATCTATCTCTCCAACCGCCCCGAGCAGAAGAAGCTCGGCGCCGCCGGCCTGCGCGTGCCCGGCTACGAGGTCGCGCTGCGCGACAAGAACGGACGCGACGTCGCCGACGACGAGGAAGGCATCCTGTGGGTGCGCGGCGATTCCAACACGCCGCTGTACTGGAACAGGCCGGACAAATCCGCCGAGACCATCCGCGACGGCGGCTGGATCTACACCGGCGACCGCTTCGTCCGCGATGCCGACGGCTTCCACTTCTTCCGCGGCCGCGCCGACGATCTGATCAAGATCTCCGGCCAGTGGGTCTACCCGCTCGAGGTCGAGCTGTGTCTGGCTGATCATCCCGACATCCGCGAATGCGCGGTGTTCGCGAGCGAGCTGCCGGACCGGCGCATGACGCTGAAGGCGGTGGTGGTGATGAACAATCGCGCCGCCGACCAGAGTGAAGCGACGCGGCGGCTGCAGGACTACGTCAAAGGCAAGCTGCTGCCGTACAAATATCCGCGCGAGGTGATCTTCATCGACGAGCTGCCGAAAACGGGCACGGGGAAGATCGATCGGCAGGCGTTGTTGCGGATGTGA
- a CDS encoding FAD-dependent monooxygenase → MRIAVIGGGPGGLYFAYLWKKRHPEDQVDLFEQNPADATWGFGVVFSDQALEFLRADDPETVDAIAPHMESWENITLNLGGDSVAIDGVGFASIGRLELLQFLQQRALDVGVTPRFDTPIHEISQLNGHDLIVAADGLNSLVRRAFEGDFGTSLSYSSNKFVWYGTSKRFDTLSQTFVRTDRGAFNAHHYRYSPNMSTFLVECDHATWQAYGFAYKDVEQSKGVCEEVFADTLGGRSLVSNKSVWRNFPWVWNEHWSFKNMVLIGDALHSAHFSIGSGTRLAIEDAIALVKALESDAHLSTALHRYQAARKPVVQKLVNAARTSAFWYEHFAQHMQLDLMDFAYSYITRSGRIDDSRLRAMSPSFMARYEAAKNGGGAA, encoded by the coding sequence TTGCGGATCGCCGTGATTGGCGGGGGGCCCGGTGGGCTCTACTTCGCCTATCTCTGGAAGAAGCGTCACCCCGAGGATCAAGTCGACCTGTTCGAACAGAACCCGGCCGACGCGACCTGGGGCTTTGGCGTCGTGTTCTCCGACCAGGCGCTGGAATTCCTGCGCGCCGACGACCCCGAGACGGTCGACGCGATCGCGCCGCATATGGAGAGCTGGGAGAACATCACGCTGAACCTGGGCGGCGACAGCGTCGCCATCGATGGCGTCGGCTTCGCCTCGATCGGCCGGCTCGAGTTGTTGCAGTTCCTCCAGCAGCGCGCGCTCGATGTCGGCGTCACGCCGCGCTTCGACACCCCGATCCACGAGATCAGCCAGCTCAACGGCCATGACCTGATCGTCGCCGCCGACGGGCTGAACTCGCTGGTGCGGCGCGCCTTCGAGGGCGATTTCGGCACATCGCTGTCCTACTCCTCCAACAAGTTCGTCTGGTACGGCACCTCGAAGCGCTTCGATACGCTGTCGCAGACTTTCGTGAGGACCGACCGCGGCGCGTTCAACGCCCACCACTACCGCTACTCGCCGAACATGAGCACCTTCCTGGTCGAGTGCGATCACGCGACCTGGCAGGCCTATGGCTTCGCCTACAAGGACGTCGAGCAGTCCAAGGGCGTCTGCGAGGAAGTGTTCGCGGACACGCTCGGCGGCCGCTCGCTGGTCTCGAACAAATCGGTCTGGCGCAATTTTCCCTGGGTCTGGAACGAGCACTGGTCGTTCAAGAACATGGTGCTGATCGGCGACGCGCTGCACTCGGCGCATTTCTCGATCGGCTCGGGCACGCGGCTCGCGATCGAGGACGCCATCGCGCTGGTCAAGGCGCTGGAGTCGGATGCGCATCTGTCGACGGCGCTGCACCGCTACCAGGCTGCGCGCAAGCCGGTGGTGCAGAAGCTCGTCAACGCGGCGCGAACCAGCGCCTTCTGGTACGAGCATTTTGCCCAGCACATGCAGCTTGACCTGATGGACTTTGCCTACAGCTACATCACCCGCTCCGGCCGCATCGACGATTCTCGGTTACGCGCGATGTCGCCGTCCTTCATGGCCCGCTACGAGGCTGCCAAGAATGGCGGAGGTGCGGCATGA
- a CDS encoding NADP-dependent oxidoreductase gives MSGSINRQILLVEKPSGKLGPEHFKMVESAMPEPKDGEVLLQVRYISLDAANRAWMHGATYRSAVEANSVMAGGGIAEVVSSKAEGLAAGDIVFGDTGWQEFAAVPAKHLTKMPKLEPMTHLLSVFGIAGLTAYFGLLEIGKPREGETVVVSAAAGSVGSIVGQIAKIKGCRVVGIAGGADKCNWLTSELGFDAAVDYKDGAVFKALRAAAPKGIDVYFDNVGGDILEACLPQMNNYGRIACCGAISQYDGAPAAHGPRGVPGLIVVKRLVMQGFIVMDYMKDSQRALAELQAWVKSGKLKVQEDIIDGLQNTPQALIGLLAGNNRGKRMVRL, from the coding sequence ATGAGCGGCAGCATCAATCGCCAGATTCTTCTGGTGGAAAAACCCAGCGGCAAGCTCGGTCCAGAACACTTCAAGATGGTCGAGAGCGCGATGCCCGAGCCGAAGGACGGCGAGGTCTTGCTGCAAGTGCGTTACATCTCGCTCGACGCCGCCAACCGCGCCTGGATGCATGGCGCGACCTATCGTTCCGCGGTCGAGGCCAACAGCGTGATGGCCGGCGGCGGCATCGCGGAGGTCGTCAGCTCGAAGGCCGAAGGGCTCGCTGCCGGCGACATCGTGTTCGGCGACACCGGCTGGCAGGAGTTTGCGGCGGTGCCGGCGAAGCATCTCACCAAGATGCCGAAGCTCGAACCGATGACGCACCTGCTCAGCGTGTTCGGCATCGCCGGCCTCACCGCCTATTTCGGACTGCTGGAGATCGGCAAGCCCAGGGAGGGCGAGACGGTGGTGGTCTCCGCCGCCGCGGGCTCGGTCGGCTCGATCGTCGGACAGATCGCCAAGATCAAGGGATGCCGCGTGGTCGGCATCGCCGGCGGCGCCGACAAGTGCAACTGGCTGACCTCCGAGCTCGGCTTCGATGCCGCCGTCGACTACAAGGACGGCGCGGTGTTCAAGGCATTGCGCGCGGCGGCGCCCAAGGGCATCGACGTCTATTTCGACAATGTCGGCGGCGACATTCTGGAAGCCTGCCTGCCACAGATGAACAATTACGGCCGCATCGCCTGCTGCGGCGCGATCTCGCAATATGACGGCGCACCCGCCGCGCACGGCCCGCGCGGCGTGCCCGGCCTGATCGTGGTGAAGCGGCTGGTCATGCAGGGCTTCATCGTGATGGACTACATGAAGGACAGCCAGCGCGCGCTCGCCGAGCTTCAGGCCTGGGTGAAGTCCGGCAAGCTGAAGGTGCAGGAGGACATCATCGACGGATTGCAGAACACGCCGCAGGCGCTGATCGGATTGCTCGCGGGCAACAACCGCGGCAAGCGCATGGTCAGGCTCTGA
- a CDS encoding dicarboxylate/amino acid:cation symporter — translation MSNRFTQYILAAMVLGIIMGSAIYNFLPDTRAEWASAINLVAVIFLRLIKMIIAPLVFATLVGGIAHMGSGSKLGRIFAKTMGWFVSASFVSLLLGLVMVNLLQPGANFPGTLPAAGQSTGLPVSAFSIEKFLTHLIPTSIADAMAQNEILQIVIFAVFFSVAMGSMPERSKPILALIDDIGHIMLKVTGYVMLFAPLAVWAAITATVARNGLLVLWKLIVFMGGFYLSLAILWGILVIVGFIVIGPRYSHLLKLIREPLMIAFSTASSEAAYPKTLEGLNRFGASSRISSFVLPLGYSFNLDGTMMYCTFASVFIAQSYHIDMPLGTQLAMLATLMITSKGVAGVPRASLVVIASTLSQFGIPEAGLLMIMGIDTFLDMGRSATNVIGNTLATSVVAKWEGELGPEHEMGPGDAVPGDMVPGEVPAMAGHG, via the coding sequence ATGTCGAACAGGTTTACGCAATACATTCTGGCGGCGATGGTGCTCGGCATCATCATGGGGTCGGCGATCTACAACTTCCTGCCCGATACCCGCGCCGAGTGGGCCTCCGCCATCAACCTGGTCGCCGTGATATTCCTGCGCCTGATCAAGATGATCATCGCGCCTCTGGTGTTCGCGACGCTGGTCGGCGGCATCGCCCATATGGGCTCCGGCTCCAAGCTCGGACGCATCTTCGCCAAGACCATGGGCTGGTTCGTCAGCGCTTCCTTCGTGTCGCTGCTACTCGGTCTCGTGATGGTCAATTTGCTTCAGCCCGGCGCCAACTTCCCCGGCACACTGCCTGCGGCGGGCCAATCGACCGGCCTCCCGGTCTCGGCCTTCTCGATCGAGAAATTCCTGACCCATCTGATCCCGACCTCGATCGCGGACGCGATGGCGCAGAACGAGATCCTCCAGATCGTGATCTTCGCCGTGTTCTTCTCGGTGGCGATGGGCTCGATGCCCGAGCGCTCCAAGCCGATCCTGGCGCTGATCGACGATATCGGCCACATCATGCTCAAGGTCACGGGCTATGTGATGCTGTTCGCGCCGCTCGCGGTGTGGGCGGCCATCACCGCGACGGTCGCCAGGAACGGCCTCTTGGTGCTCTGGAAGCTCATCGTCTTCATGGGCGGCTTCTATCTGTCGCTGGCGATCCTGTGGGGCATCCTGGTGATCGTCGGCTTCATCGTGATCGGGCCGCGCTACAGCCACCTGCTGAAGCTGATCCGCGAACCCCTGATGATCGCGTTCTCGACCGCGAGCTCCGAGGCGGCCTATCCGAAGACGCTGGAGGGCCTCAACCGCTTCGGCGCCTCGTCGCGGATCTCGAGCTTCGTGCTGCCGCTCGGCTATTCCTTCAACCTCGACGGCACGATGATGTACTGCACCTTCGCGAGCGTCTTCATCGCGCAGAGCTATCACATCGACATGCCGCTCGGCACCCAGCTTGCGATGCTGGCAACCCTGATGATCACCTCGAAGGGCGTCGCCGGCGTGCCGCGCGCCTCCCTCGTCGTGATCGCCTCGACGCTGTCGCAGTTCGGCATCCCGGAGGCCGGCCTGTTGATGATCATGGGCATCGACACCTTCCTCGACATGGGGCGCAGCGCCACCAACGTGATCGGCAACACGCTGGCGACCTCGGTCGTCGCGAAGTGGGAAGGCGAGCTCGGGCCCGAGCATGAGATGGGACCGGGCGATGCCGTGCCCGGCGACATGGTGCCGGGTGAAGTGCCCGCAATGGCCGGCCATGGTTAG